DNA sequence from the Peromyscus eremicus chromosome 7, PerEre_H2_v1, whole genome shotgun sequence genome:
AGAGTTCTACTaagcaggaagaccaggaaaGGGACCTGGTCCTTGGCCCCAGACAGGCTAATAATCAGGAATGTGGGCCAGCTAGGGGCCCTGTTCCATGGCAGTACTTTGCCTCAGGCCTTCTCCACCTTGACCTGGGCTGTCCTGGGTCAGGGAGGCCCATGGCAGAGTACCCAGCTAGCTAAGGAAGTAGAATATCAGGGAAACAGCTGGGTAAGGGGCTGGGTGGCCATGAGATGTGTGACAGCAGGCAGGAAAAACTTCAGAATCTAGAAATCAGTTTACTGACACAGAAAAGGCCATGCCAGCCTCACCTTGTCATGGCCTAAGAAATCAGAGTGTCCCCAACACACAACATTGCAGCACATGTGTCTTCTAGGACAttattgataataaaataaaaaagcaaggtCCAGGGCTGAGCTGAGCAATGTGGCACATACATGATCTGGTACTAGGGAGACAGGAGcatcatgagtttgaggataCCCTGGGTTATACAGTGAGATACTTTCAATATGAGAGTGCAACTGAAGAACCAGGATGATGCATCACTGGAGGAAAGAGAACCATAATTCTCCAGTTCAGGGTGACATGGGTGCATACAAGTGCCAGCAGACCAGAGGAAATGTACATTCAAAGGTATGTGCTTATGTGGGGCATGGGGCCCTGCCAGATCCTGTGCATGAAGGTGAACAGGGATGCTTTACCAGGATCAGAGAGACTGCATGTGGAAGTAAGCTCAGAGCAAAGCTCAAGCCTGTGGACTGGGATGAGCAGAGAGTAGCAGCCCCCGGTGCCAAGGGACAGAACGCAGTGCGTCATTCAGGGCTAGTGTTCAGACAGAAGACATGGGAAGAGAAAACTTCAGGTGGGAAACATGGCCTGGCCCAAGTCCCAGAGGCCTACACAAGACACAGAAGGTACAGACAGAGGAGGAGCCATCCAGAAGGGGGCCAAGAACATTTCCATGCAAATAGATCTCACTGATGTCAAGAGGCAAGGCAAGCCCTAGAGCCCCTGGAACCCCACCCCTTGCCCCAGCATAAGTTTCTGGAATCATTCCGACCCTTGCCCACCGTCCATACAAGCAGTACACACACCTGTCACTCGCTCACACAGCTCCAGTGGCTACAGGGTTGCCCCATGCTCACCCAGCTGGCGGCGCACACAGTCATGCCACTGCAGGCCCAGCAGGTCAGGGTAGATATCAGGCAGCTGGCGTAGGGCCAGCAGCTTCAGCATGCGTGAGGTGCAGCCATGTAGGGCCCGTTCACGCAGTGCACGCTCCTCTGACAGAGTGGTGGGCCGTAGCTCCACACGGTGCTCCTGCAGCACGTGGTCCACAGAGGCGGGTGGCAGCTTAGGAAAGAGACGCTCCTTCACCAGATGGATGGGCACGAAGATGGCACCAGCTCGTACTACGTGAGGGAAGGGGCACTGCTGTGTGCACAGAAACCTCTGCAGCTGGGACAGCAGCTTGCCCAGGAGCCCCTGCACACCCTGGCCGTCCTGCCACGCAGCCTGGCCCCATGGGCCAGTGGTCTCAAGCCACTCCCGAAGTTTCTCTGGTGGAGAATGAGCCACAGAGCCTGAGATGGCGTCACAGAGGGATGCGTGCAGCCCTGTAAAGTGCTGTTCTAGGGAGTCTGCTGAGGTCGCGGTGGAAACTTGAACAGTGGCTGGAGCAGGGGCCGGAGCTGGGGATGGAACAGGAGCAGAGGCTGGGGCCGGGGAGGCCACGGCTATGGCCGGCGGGCTCGGCAGGGCTAGGTTGAAGCACGCCACCGGCAAAGGCTGAGTGAGAATCTGCAGTCCCACGGGCATGGATGGGGGGTTGGGTGCAGgctgggcaggggcaggggcaggggcaggggcaggagcaggagcaggagccaAGGTAGGTGGGGATGGGACGAGAGTTGCAGGTAAGGGTGCAGGTCGGAGTATCTTGAATTTTCGGAACATGAAGGCCACGGAGCTGTGGAAGTTGGTCCTTGGTGTGGCTTCTGTGGCCACTTCAGATATTTCGGTGACCATCTTTTTCAGGCCCGGCAAGCCtgacactgtgttttctatacctGGCCCATTCACAGCTTCAGTGGACTTATCACGTACCTCAGGACTAGGGACCTTGACAGGGACAGCCTCTGCCATAGACTTCTTCACACTCAAGTCCAGAGCCACTTCCTCACGAAGAGAGCAGTGAGGCCCAGAGGTCCCATCCTGGACAGGCAGGGCCCCCTTGCGATCTTTGTCTTGGCTCTTACTGGCGGCTGGAGCACAGTCCTGCTCAGCCGTGGGCTCCGGTGTCTGCACATCCAGGTAGTCACGGTAGGGGGCCAGACTAAAAACATTGTCAATCACAGGCATGGGTGGAGAGCTGGGAGGCTTGGCATCTTTCTGTGGAAGAGACTGGCGCTCCTTGGCACAGGGGAGCAGTGCTGGTGAAGTGCGGGGAACTGGACTGTCTCGAATGACAATAGGTACCCCAGGACGCTCACTGGGCCTGGGATGGAGCTGCTCTTTCCTGCAGCTGGGTAGCCAGGTCTTCTCTTGAGCTTCCGGGGCTGGTTTCTCTGCAGGTCTCACAGGCTCAGagcatggctggctggctggcaaagGCTGGCATGTTCGCTGGAAGGCACTGGGCTGTGGCACGGGTTGCACACTGTTCTGAGCATGGGAAGGTGGTGTTCCCCCAAGCCCTGGGGATGCCCCATAGAGAGAGAGGTCATCCCTGGCATAAGGAAATCCCAAAGTTTGGGGGACAAAGTCCAGTGGGCACCTTGGAGCAAGAGGGGGCTCCAGCTTGAGCCCTGGTGAGGGGGCCGGGAGGGGTGCAGGAGAGTAGGAGTAAGTGTCTATCCCAACAGGGGGCAGATAAGGGGCCTGGGATGCCTGCTGCCTCAGGTAGGGGCTGCCCAGCCCACCAGCCTGGTATGCAGCCCCTTTGTGCGCTCCCAGAGGTGGCAGTGGGAGCAGAGGGCCGTAGTTCCCCTGCTTCTCCGGGTGACGGCAAGATGGAGGGCAAGGCAAGGCCTGTGGAGGTGGGGGCAGCGGGTAGTGGGCTGGCACTGCATCCTGGCAAGGTGGTCCGAGGGGCTGGGCAAGCTGGGTCCAAGGACTGGAGGGTCCTTCAGATACTGCTTGCTTGGGTTCCCCAGAGTAAGGACCCGTGTACTTGGAAGGCAGGAAGCCTGTGCTGTGGATGGTTCGATACTTCTCCAGGATTGCCTGGCATGGGGAAAAAGTCAGGGAGGGGTCTTTGCCAGGTCCCCCAGTTGGTAGCCCACGCAAGAATGTCCCATCCAGGGGCTGGCCCTTGCCAGGAGCTGGGGCTAGAGAACAGGGTGGTTCAGCAGACGGTAACAGGGGCCCGGTCACCAGGGTCCAGTCAACATCCAACGGTCTCTTTGCTCCTCCATCCCCTAGGCAAGCGGAGAGTCCGTAACACAAAGGACTGCGGTAGACAGGCTTGGGCGCTGCCAGTGGTGGGCCTGGGTAGGCATGAGCCTGGGGACCAAAGGGCAGGAGCTCACTGGAGTCTTTTATCTTTTCAGAACCTTCTGTGGGAGGGCGGTAGAGCAGGCAGTTTGTCAACAGGCTGTCAGTCCGGAGTGGAGATCCTGCCACTTCAGTGGGGTACAAGGGTGGGTACGGGGTCCAGGATGCCAACCGCTCAGACCCTGCCTTGGAAGCACCCCCTATGGGGTAGGAGAAATATGCACCCTTATAATTGCAGGAGTCCTGACTGGCagcagaaaggggcaggccaTGTCCAGGCCCTGGGTCCGGCTCCAGGCGGGGCAGCTTGCCATACATCACAGGCCCCAGAGGCCCCAGGGGCCGTTTCTCTGCCATTACGACGGAGGTGTCAGGCCCTCCTGGACCCCTGCCACTTGACTTGCTGAcctgggagagaggagaaagatggTTAGAGCATAGGCTACATGAAAACAATAGAGGCCCCTCTCTGACTTGTTGTCCCCCAAGACTCTGGCCCTTAGCAATCAATACTCAACTCAGACTGAACGGAGAAGCCACAATGCAGAGGTTTCTGACTCTATGTTTTGTTTCTGGTTATAGTTTTGAAAGCACAGAACTCCGCTGAACAAATATGTGTACTGTGGCCTTACATACAAGTCTACACTCCATTGTAAGGGTCATTCTGCCTATGTGATGGCCAAGAACCCTCCCTTGGGGTTCTGGGCAGTGTTGGGAAGTCATCCGCCTtggcttgctgctctgcctcccaaataagACCTATCTATCCCAAAGTCTCTGACGAGAGGGATGGCACAGGAAGTGGGCTGGTTCTTATTCCAAGATGCCACAGAGGTCTCGTAACACTCCTACAGCCAAGACATGGAATCCCTGCACTGCCTACAAATTCTGGTTTCTTCTAACACTTTTATTGATCTGCTTGTCTTACCAAAACCCAAAACCTCAAAACCAGGTCCCCAGAACCAGAACCAATGCTGACAACTAATCTTGGATGGATAGGGCAGTCCCTTCCAAGAGGTATCCGGGTAACTCAGCAGGAGGGTCAAAGCTGACCAGCAGGTGGTGCTGTGGAGCCAACAAGATGGTCCTGGGCTCAGGGGAGGAGTGTCTGTGTTAATCTCCAGGCCCTGTGCACATGATCCAGGAGAGTGGGGATGCATgcctggggagatgggaggccCCAAGGGCCCGGAGTCCTAGCTGGCAACTACTTCCTCCACACTTTACTGATGGACAGATTAAGTGCTGGAAAAAGAATGCACGGGTATTCTTCCCTTAGAACCTTTCCCACTCTTCTTTCTTGCTCacttttccttaataaatctGGGTTCTACAGCACAGAGCCAAGTCCAAAGAAGGATGAGGATCAATGTCCACAGTGATCACAGGCACTTTCTTAACAAAACAGGCATCCACGACTTATGGGCCATGACTTACAGGCAGCTCCATCTGAGGCTTGTCTGTTAGGGCCATCGCtgacctcctctccctcctcaatGGCTTAGAAAAAGGTAAATGGGATCAATATTCCTACGAGTAGGCCACAGGTCAAGCACCAGAAGCCTCTGTCACAAGCAAGCAGGGAccagctttctcctcctctctggaCAGTGGCCAAGGATTGGGGCTCAAGAGTCAGACCAGCACGGGGAGGAAAAAAGGTAAAGGGTAGTATGGCCTAGGCCCATTCCCAGCCAGCAGACAGCAACACAGAAGCCTTCAAGACAAGGACATGTGTCCTAAGGGAAAGCCCCATCCTACACTGCTGTATGTTTTTATGgttgattttgctttgttttgtttttcttttttctttttttcttttctaagtctCATTGTTTatctctagctggcctggaactcactatgcagaccaaaCTGTCCTtgaacagagatccacccacctctgcttccctggtgctgagattaaagatgtgcaccaccacaaggCTCGGCTGGATGCTTCAGAGGGTACCTAGCCCACTCTATCCTTGGGGAGCTCTGGGTTAATTAAGGGCTGGCTCTGGTCTCTAACCACCAGTCTCAAGGGCCCTTCTCTCCCGGGCTCAGCCCAACCCGTGCCCTTTGCCCTAGAGACTTCCTGAGAACCAGCCACCTGGGACCCTCGGGAGAGTCTTTGTAGGAGGGAGGGTTCCAAAGAATCAGCCCAAGGCTCTGAAAGGTGTGGAGGCAACATTATGTCCTGACAGTAGGAAGGATGGAAAGCTCCCCCAGAGgaggccccacccccactcagACAGCAGCCAAAATGAAGGTGCCTTGTTTCCGGACACTGAGGTGGCCTTGGACGCTTGGAGAAGGTAGGTCCACGGGTGATCCTTCTGTGGAGATGTCAAGTTCTACTAGTTCTTCTTACATGCGCTCTAACTGCAGCCAGAACCCAGGGCAGGGTCGAGCGCCCACCACACTCCCGTCTTTCCCTCGGGGGAGACACACAACTCCGTGGGTCCATTCCCATTTCCACGTCACATCCTTGGGGCCTCAGGAAGAGCGCGAACCGAGCCGAGTTGTTGAGGCCGGCATCAGTGTTCTCCCTCTAAGAGACGCCGGTCTTCTCAAAGTCTGCCAGCTGAGGCTCTGAGCTCTCCAGACACCCAATTTGGGGCAAGTCCACACTTCCCAGTTTAAGAGAAAGGGTCTCCAGATGCGCCACCACTAAATTTCCCTCTACCGGCCCCGCCCATGACCATCGTGCCTGAGGCCCACAGCCGGCTTCGCTATGGAACTGGCGCCCGACCGACACGCCAGGCTTCCGGGTGTCCCCCAAACCTCTCCTCTCTGCTGCTCTGCGACGCACGTGCACCCCAGCAGGCTGACACACAGCCTGCCACCACGCACGCAAAGCCGTTCCTGCACGTACGTGCACGGCCAGAATCTGCACAGATGTCCCCCCCACCGCCCTGGCTCAGGCACACGTGTGCAAGCCGGGAGGTTCGCGCTCGGAGCCCCCACGGATCGAAGCCCGAAGACTGCAGTGAGGTCcaggaggtggaggggagggggcCCGTCCAGCCGCAGAGTCCGGGCAGCCACCTCCTTCGGGGCGATCccgccagcctgggctgcagccaGAG
Encoded proteins:
- the C7H15orf39 gene encoding uncharacterized protein C15orf39 homolog isoform X2, with product MAEKRPLGPLGPVMYGKLPRLEPDPGPGHGLPLSAASQDSCNYKGAYFSYPIGGASKAGSERLASWTPYPPLYPTEVAGSPLRTDSLLTNCLLYRPPTEGSEKIKDSSELLPFGPQAHAYPGPPLAAPKPVYRSPLCYGLSACLGDGGAKRPLDVDWTLVTGPLLPSAEPPCSLAPAPGKGQPLDGTFLRGLPTGGPGKDPSLTFSPCQAILEKYRTIHSTGFLPSKYTGPYSGEPKQAVSEGPSSPWTQLAQPLGPPCQDAVPAHYPLPPPPQALPCPPSCRHPEKQGNYGPLLPLPPLGAHKGAAYQAGGLGSPYLRQQASQAPYLPPVGIDTYSYSPAPLPAPSPGLKLEPPLAPRCPLDFVPQTLGFPYARDDLSLYGASPGLGGTPPSHAQNSVQPVPQPSAFQRTCQPLPASQPCSEPVRPAEKPAPEAQEKTWLPSCRKEQLHPRPSERPGVPIVIRDSPVPRTSPALLPCAKERQSLPQKDAKPPSSPPMPVIDNVFSLAPYRDYLDVQTPEPTAEQDCAPAASKSQDKDRKGALPVQDGTSGPHCSLREEVALDLSVKKSMAEAVPVKVPSPEVRDKSTEAVNGPGIENTVSGLPGLKKMVTEISEVATEATPRTNFHSSVAFMFRKFKILRPAPLPATLVPSPPTLAPAPAPAPAPAPAPAQPAPNPPSMPVGLQILTQPLPVACFNLALPSPPAIAVASPAPASAPVPSPAPAPAPATVQVSTATSADSLEQHFTGLHASLCDAISGSVAHSPPEKLREWLETTGPWGQAAWQDGQGVQGLLGKLLSQLQRFLCTQQCPFPHVVRAGAIFVPIHLVKERLFPKLPPASVDHVLQEHRVELRPTTLSEERALRERALHGCTSRMLKLLALRQLPDIYPDLLGLQWHDCVRRQLGEHGATL
- the C7H15orf39 gene encoding uncharacterized protein C15orf39 homolog isoform X1, whose translation is MAEKRPLGPLGPVMYGKLPRLEPDPGPGHGLPLSAASQDSCNYKGAYFSYPIGGASKAGSERLASWTPYPPLYPTEVAGSPLRTDSLLTNCLLYRPPTEGSEKIKDSSELLPFGPQAHAYPGPPLAAPKPVYRSPLCYGLSACLGDGGAKRPLDVDWTLVTGPLLPSAEPPCSLAPAPGKGQPLDGTFLRGLPTGGPGKDPSLTFSPCQAILEKYRTIHSTGFLPSKYTGPYSGEPKQAVSEGPSSPWTQLAQPLGPPCQDAVPAHYPLPPPPQALPCPPSCRHPEKQGNYGPLLPLPPLGAHKGAAYQAGGLGSPYLRQQASQAPYLPPVGIDTYSYSPAPLPAPSPGLKLEPPLAPRCPLDFVPQTLGFPYARDDLSLYGASPGLGGTPPSHAQNSVQPVPQPSAFQRTCQPLPASQPCSEPVRPAEKPAPEAQEKTWLPSCRKEQLHPRPSERPGVPIVIRDSPVPRTSPALLPCAKERQSLPQKDAKPPSSPPMPVIDNVFSLAPYRDYLDVQTPEPTAEQDCAPAASKSQDKDRKGALPVQDGTSGPHCSLREEVALDLSVKKSMAEAVPVKVPSPEVRDKSTEAVNGPGIENTVSGLPGLKKMVTEISEVATEATPRTNFHSSVAFMFRKFKILRPAPLPATLVPSPPTLAPAPAPAPAPAPAPAQPAPNPPSMPVGLQILTQPLPVACFNLALPSPPAIAVASPAPASAPVPSPAPAPAPATVQVSTATSADSLEQHFTGLHASLCDAISGSVAHSPPEKLREWLETTGPWGQAAWQDGQGVQGLLGKLLSQLQRFLCTQQCPFPHVVRAGAIFVPIHLVKERLFPKLPPASVDHVLQEHRVELRPTTLSEERALRERALHGCTSRMLKLLALRQLPDIYPDLLGLQWHDCVRRQLGDFDTEARTLSPSEPTVTRDEPENHSLARKSPAPKVKKPGRKPPAGPEKTETTTGEGSQDPSPSSGTSTSPPGPTMRARFRSLLENAWLNGVALPTWGHKASGPDRPSPQPQLLGSQSHHL